The sequence GCGATTCAGTGGTTCCACCTTGCGGATCTCGCAGCAGCGGCGGCGTAAATCGACGCTCTCGTAAAACGCATTCAGGCCATGCGCGCCGACGTATTCATCAACTGCGGCAGCGTCGGGATAAAACTGCTCGATCTGATAACCGTAACGCTGCTGTACCTGGTCAAGCATGCCAAGGGTTTCGGCATGCAAGCGGCCGGTATTGAGCGAAAAGATGCCAATCGCCACGCCACGGGAAAGAATCGCGTGAGTCAGCAGCATGTCTTCGGCAGCGAGGCTGCTGGCCAGCTTCACGTGAGCATGGCGGGCTGCGATCGAATCGAGCAATGCCTCCAGCCGCGCCACTTTCGCTTCAAGCGCGGCTGGCAGCACCACCTGCACCGTCGCGGCGCTCATGATGCGGCGGCCACCGCTGCCCGGCGGCGAAACAGCGGCAACGGGTTATCCACCCCACCCTGGTATTGCACGGTGAATTCATCGAAGGCTTTCAGCGCATCGTGCAAATCTTTGTCCGCGCGCACGGCAAAGGCGTCGAAGCCGCAGCGCGCGAGGTAATTCAACTGGTCGCGCAGCACATCGCCAATCGCGCGAATTTCGCCGGTGTAGCCATAACGCTCGCGCAGCAAACGCGCAATGCTGTACCCCCGGCCATCGCGGAACACAGGGAAATCAACCGCGATCAACGCGATCCGGTCGAAGTCCCCCGCGAGATCAGCGGGCTCGCTATCCGGCTCAAGCCACACCCCGAGTTCAGCCGCAGCGCGCGTTGCGCCCAACGCCTCACGCTGAGCCAGCCATAACGCCAGCGGCACTAGCACTGGGCCGGGCGGCAACGCCTCGACGTCTGGCAGCGTGCCATCTTCAGCGGCGCGAATCACGTTCCAGTGATCGGCCACAATCGCGCGGTTTTTAATAATCGAAGCCATTTGACTTGTTCCTGTTAAACCTGGTCACGGGGACGTTCACGCATGAGCTGGCTGGCGCGCGGCATACACGCGCTCCTTGAACGGAGCCATGCCGATGCGGTTATAGGTTTCGATAAAACATTCGCCATCCTGACGATGCTCGACAAACGTCTCGATCACCTTCGCCACCACGTCCGGCATTTCATCAGCGGAGAACGACGGACCCATCACCCGGCCTAGTTGCGCACCACCGCCCACGCCGCTGCCTTGCTCACCGCCGAGGGTGACCTGATACCACTCCGAGCCATCCTTATCGACGCCTAGCACGCCGATGTTGCCCACGTGATGGTGGCCACAGGCGTTGATGCAGCCAGAGATATTCAGCGATACATCGCCCAGGTCATGGACGTAATCGAGATCGCTGAAACGTTGTTGAATGGCGAGCGCGATCGGAATCGATTTGGCATTGGCCAGCGAGCAGAAGTCGCCACCAGGGCAAGCAATGATGTCGGTCAGCAAGCCAATGTTCGCGCTGGCGAAACCAGCCGCTTTGGCTTTTTCCCACAACGCGAACAAGTCGCGCCTGGCCACGTTCGCCAGAATCAGGTTTTGCTCGTGCGACACACGAATTTCACCCAGCGAATACGCATCGGCCCAGTCCGCCACAGCTTCCATCTGGCTATCGGTGGCATCACCGGGAGCGATGGTTGGAGATTTGAGCGAGAGCGTGACCGACACATAGCCCGGCACTTTGTGCGGCCGGACATTGCGTTCGACCCAGCGGGCGAACGCGCGATTTTCGAGCAGATGAACTTCGAACGAAGCATCGGTATCCGCCAGCTTTTCGTACTGCGGCGGCTGAAAGTATTGCGCGACGCGATCCAGTTCGGCTTGCGTCAGCGTGGCCGGGCCGTCTTTCAGGTGCTGCCATTCTTCTTCGACTTGCTGAGCGAATTTTTCAGGCGACAGCGCTTTCACCAGAATCTTGATGCGCGCCTTGTAGATGTTGTCGCGCCGGCCGTAGCGGTTATAAACCCGCAGCACGGCTTCGCAATAGCTCAGCAAATGCTGCCACGGCAGGTTTTCGCGGATGATCGCGCCGATGATCGGCGTGCGCCCAAGGCCACCGCCCGCCAGGATGCTGGCCACGATTTCGCCTTGCGCGTTTTTCTTCAGATACACGCCAAGATCGTGCACCTGCACCGCTGCGCGGTCTTCGCGCGAACCCGAGACGGCCACCTTGAACTTGCGCGGCAGCCACGCGAACTCGGGATGAAAGGTCGACCATTGGCGCAGAATTTCAGCCCATGGGCGGGGATCCACCATTTCGTCAGGTGCCACGCCCGCGAATTGATCAGCGGTGATATTGCGAATGCAGTTGCCTGAAGTCTGGATGCCGTGCATCTGCACCGAAGCGAGCTTCGCCAGAATCTCAGGGGTGTCTTCGAGCTTGATCCAGTTGTACTGGATATTCGAGCGGGTCGAAAAATGACCATAGCCCCGGTCGTGCTCACGGGCAATCCGCGCCAGCATCCGCAGTTGGTCCGCGCGCAAGTTGCCATAAGGGATGGCGATGCGATGCATGTAGGCATGCCGCTGCATATAGAGGCCATTTTGCAGACGCAGCGGGCGAAACTCTTCTTCGCTCAACTCGCCCGACAGCCGCCGCCGCACCTGATCGCGGTATTGCGCCACGCGTTCGTCGACGATGGTCTGATCGTACTGGTCGTATTGGTACATTCGGGGAGCCCTGAAGTGACGCAACGCACCATGCCCGCGCGCCGCACCCAGATACCCGCCGCCATTGCCGCCACGCTCGAACAAGACCTTCTGACCCCTCGTTCGCCCGCGCTAATGACAAAGGCAGATATCCATATTGGAAAAGATGGACAGATCGTAATAAACTCGCTTTATATTTCAAACGACTAAAAAATTCTTCTTATATGCACAGAGGTTATAAATGAATCTGCACCAATTTCGCTTTGTGCGTGAAGCCGTGCGGCAAAACTTCAACCTCACCGAAGCGGCCAAAGCCCTGTTCACCAGCCAGCCGGGCGTCTCCAAAGCGATCATCGAACTCGAAGATGAACTGGGCGTGGAGATTTTCACGCGGCATGGCAAGCGGGTGCGCTCACTTACTGAACCGGGCCGGATCATTCTGGCTTCGGTCGAAAAAATCCTGCAGGAAGTGGAAAGCCTCAAGCGCATCGGCAAAGACTATGCCGCCCAGGATCAGGGCAACCTGGTCATCGCCGCCACGCACACCCAGGCGCGCTACTCGCTTCCAGCGGCCATCGCTGAATTCAAAAAACGCTTTCCCAAGGTGCATCTGTCCATTCTTCAGGGCAGCCCCACCCAGGTCGCAGAAATGGTGCTGCACGACCAGGCCGATCTGGCCATCGCCACCGAAGGCCTCTCGAACTACAAAGATCTGGTCTCGCTGCCCTGCTTTCAGTGGCGGCACGTGGCCGTAATGCAGCCCGACCACCCATTGCTCGAACGCAAGCAGTTGTCTCTGGATGATCTGGCGCACCATCCGCTGATTACCTATGGCAACGCCTTCGCGGGACGCACCAAGATCGACGAAGCCTTCCGCTTGCGCGGCCTGACGCCCGACATCGTGCTGGAAGCCATCGATGCTGACGTGATCAAAACCTATGTCGAACTTGGGCTGGGGGTTGGCATCATGGCCGATATCGCCTTCAGCGCTGAACGCGACCGTCATTTACGCGCACTCCCCGTGGGCCATCTGTTCGGCAGCAATGTGACGCGAGTCGCACTCAAGCACGGCGCGTATCTGCGCAGCTATGTGTACACGCTGGTCGAACTGCTCTCGCCAGGCATGAACCGCAAGCTCATCGAGCAAGCGCTCAAGGGCGAGCACGAAACCTATGAGCTCTGATGTAAATCCCGGCCTCATGCTGAACTGGAGCAACGCGCCAGCGTGATGGGCACGATCCGCGCGATCCGTACGATCCGCGAGCGGCAAATTTCTCTCTACCTGGACTCGTCATCATGCGCACCACACGCGCGATCCATGCTGTCGAACGGCTCAAAAGCCGCAGCGGTCATCCTTATTACGCGGCCATCAGCCTGCCTGGCGGACTGTTTTATCTCGCCGACAAAGCCGCTGAGGCCCCAGCGAAACTATCCGGGCCATTGGCGCTCGATGAATTCGTGAAATTTGTTGATGCATTTGGGCCGCAAAAACCACGCCGCGCCAGCAAGCTGGACCTCGCCTTCGAAGCGCAAATCAAAAAGAGCAAAAGCTAAAACGCCCGCCACGGCTTGCAAGCGCATGCCGTGGCGGGCCGCACAGCCCGCAAGGCCAGCAGGACCGGCGCAGCCCGTTTGGTACAATCGCCCAGTTTTTCTCCTTTCAGACCTCGGCCGCCCTTAGCGGGCCGCCTTCACACCGCCGAACCCCATCATGAATATCGAGCAAGCGCGTTTCAACATGATCGAACAGCAAATCCGTCCCTGGGATGTGCTCGACCAGGACGTGCTGAACCTGCTGTCCATCATCAAGCGTGAAAACTTCGTCCCCGCCGCGTTCCGCGATCTGGCTTTCGCCGATTTCGAAGTGCCGCTGCCTTGTGGCCAGCACATGCTGGCACCCCGGGTCGAAGCGCGCATGTTGCAGGCGCTGGAGGTGAAAAAGCACGAAAACGTGCTGGAAATCGGTGCGGGTTCGGGCTACATGGCAGCGCTGCTGGCCCATCGGGCCCAGCATGTGCTCTCCATCGAAATCGAAGCAGAACTGGTTGAGTACGCTCGCGCCAAACTCGCGGCCAATGGCATCCAGAATGCGGATGTTGTCTGCGGCGACGCCGCGCGTGGCTGGTCAGGCTCGGCACCCTACGACGTGATCTGCGTTTCTGGCAGCCTGCCCGTGGTACCGCAAAGCCTGCTGGAGCAAATCAAGCCGGGCGGACGCCTGGGGGTCTTCGTTGGCACCGCCCCGGTCATGGAAGCGCAGATCATCACGCGCATCGACGCCAGGCAGTTTCATACCGTCAATATCTTCGAGACGATGGTCACGCCGCTGGTTAACGCCGAACAACTGCCGCGCTTCAAGTTCTAGGCTGATTGCCCTGCCTCCTGCTTTTCATCCTGTCGTCCTGATAATCGCTGAACGCTAAAGCCCCCGGATCCCCCGATGCAAAACCTGTCCGCGCCTGAGCTTGCCGCATGGCTGGCTGATTCTTCCCGTCCGGCTCCTGTGCTGCTCGATGTCCGTGAGCCATGGGAAATTGAAACCGCGAAAATCGCTGGCAGCCTCGCCATTCCGATGCGCGAGATTCCCGCGCGCTACGCTGAACTCGATGACGCCACACCGCTGATATGCATCTGCCATCACGGCGCACGCAGCGCGCAAGTGGCGCGTTTTCTTGAGGCCAACGGCTACGCTGAGATATTCAATCTGGATGGCGGCATTCATGCATGGTCGCAGCTGGTTGATCCTGGCGTGGCTGTTTATTAAAATCTGAGCGTCCCCTGAACCACGCTGAACCCTGCGCCATGCAGGGTTTTTTTACGCCTGCCCCGCGCCCTGCGGCAGGCCGTATTTGCGCTGTATTCCCTTCCCCCACGCCCAGCGAATTTCTCAGCGCTCACCCGGCCTGATGTCATGCGTTGGCATGCACCGCGCTATAACTTTTCCTGAAATTATTCAGAAAGGTCTTAGATTCATTGCGTATTGCTCTCTGGCACCATGCTCCAACTCAAATCTGGAGCATCTCTAATGAAATTAACCGCTGTCGCAATAATCATTGCGATGCTTTCCCCCCTCGCCGCACATGCGACCTTAGGCGCTGCGCCTAGCGCTCCTGCTGCTTCTGCCTCTACTCCCGCCAAGCGTTTGTCAGCTCTTCCGGCAACGCCAGCTGCGCCTTACACCATGCGTGAATCGCATTCGGCCGATGGCGTCACGATTCACGAATATGTCACGCCCGGCAACATCGTCTTTGCTGTTACCTGGGACGGACCAACCCGGCCAGATATGACCGCGCTGCTGGGCAGCTATTTCCCTAACTTTGTCCAGGCAGGCTCAACCACCGGACACGGAACTGGGCCGTTAATCGAGCGTACTGGCGACCTCAGGATCGAATCGTTTGGCCGCCCAGGAAACGTCATGGGCAAAGCCTATCTGCCACGACTCGTACCGGCCGGCGTCGATCCAGCCGCCTTGCAATAAAGCCCCTCCTCGATTCTCAAAAATATCAACATGACGACTTTGAACAAAACGCTTTGCCTTACTGTGCTCGCAGCTAGCGCAGTGCTCTCCGCATGTGGCGGGGGCGGTGGGGGCGACAAGCAGGACGATAGCTGGATCGGCAAACCCACTACCAATGTGCCCACGACCAATAAAGGCGGCACAGGCAATGGTGGTACCACTAATGGTGGTGGAACGCCTACGCCAGACAGCGGTGGTAACAAGGATGGTGGTGGAAAGCCAGCCACAGGCGGCGACGGCGGTGGAACACCAACCACAGGCGGCGACGGCGGCGGCAAGCCAACACCTGGTGGTGACGGCGGCGATAGCGGCGGCAAGCCAACACCTGGTGGCGACGGCGGCGATAGCGGCGGCAAGCCAACGCCTGGTGGCGACGGCGGCGATAGCGGCGGCAAGCCAACGCCTGGTGGCGACGGCGGCGATAGCGGCGGCAAACCGACACCTGGTGGCGACGGTGACGGCGGTGAAACGGTAAAGGACAGCAACACGATTCCAATCACCGTCGAGCAATATGGCCCGCCCATTGGCTACAACGTGAATCAACCCTACGTCTCGATCACCTTGTGTCCGCCAGGTAGCAAAGATCCGACCGAATGCAAGACGATCGATCACATGCTGCTCGACACTGGCTCAGTGGGCGTTCGCGTGATTGCCAGCCAGATTCCCGCAGCGCTACAAGCCAAACTCCCGGCACAAACCGGCGCAACCAACGATTTGACTGGTAAAGCACCGCTCGCGGAATGCGCGCTGTTCGGCTCCGGCTTTACATGGGGCTCGATAAAGCAAGCCGATGTGCTCATGGGCGACAAGAAAGCCCCCGCACTGCCGATTCAGATCGTCAGTGATCCAGACCTCTCAACTGTGCCGACAACCTGCACATCGCGTGGCGGTCCAAATATTGGCAGCGTGGATGGGATTATCGCTAACGGCGTTGTCGGGATTGGGCACACCGCACGCGATTCAGCCGTCAATTACTACTATTGCCCGAGCGCAACGTCCTGCACCACTGCCACTGTCGCAGCAACGTCGCAGGTGATGCATCCTGTGATGGCCTTTGCCACTGACAACAACGGCACCATCATTCGTTTGCCGGCAGTGCCTGCAACAGGGCAAGCCAAGGTAACTGGGGAGCTGGTATTCGGTATTGGCACACGGACCAACAATGCATTGCCCGCAGCCGCAGCCATCATTCCCGTTGATGCTTACGGCAGATATATGACGACATACAACGGCATTGCCCGGCGTAGCCTGATCGATAGCGGAACCAATACGCTGGTTTTTGTGGATGCAACCATCCCTGTAAAGCCAAACGGTTTTTACGAACCACTCACGCCAGCAACGCTCATCACCCAGATGGCGGCACAGTCCAGCGGCACGACCGTGCAAAAAGAGGTGAAATTCACCATCGAAAATTCAACAACACTATTCGCCACAGGCAACACAGCGTTTAGCAGTCTTGGGCTCTATTCCAGTGTGGCATCCGCTTGGGGGCTTCCGTTCTTCTTCGGACGAGATGTCTACACCGTGGTAGACACCGCCAAAATTGGCGGACTGGCAGGGCCGTTCGTAGCCTTCTAACACTGCCGGGTCATTCCTGGCAGACTTAAACGACAAGAGGGGCGATGCCGGATACGGCACCGCCCCTCTTGTTTTGTTCCGCAAAGATAGTGCGCAACGGTATTTCTGTGTACCTCGTGAACCCTGCGCTATTGCGCAACGTCTGCGATCTAGCCGGTGCCCGGTATGGCATCCACCGCCCAACTAGCGGTTAAGGCAATAACGTGAGCAGCACCTCAACCGTCCGCGCTGTCGCGCCACGGTGCCGGGCAGCAAAAGCGGCGGCGGCGGCACCCATTGCCGTGCGTTGCGGCCGGTCGTTGAACAGCGCCTGCAAGCCCCTGGCAAGTTCGCTCCAGTCCTGCACCTGGATCACCGCACCCGCTGCAACGGCATCGGCCGTCGCCTGGGTGAAATTGAAGACATGTGGCCCGATCAGCACCGGCACCCCCACCGCGCACGCTTCGATCAGATTTTGCCCACCCAGCGGCAACAAACTGCCTCCGATGAAGGCGATATCAGCCGCAGCATAGTAGGCCCCCATTTCACCCATCGAATCGCCGAGCAGCACCTCCACCTCATCGGGCAATGGCGCGATGCCATCCGAACCTGATGCGAGCGCAGCGCTACCCCAGGATGAGCGGCGGGCACAACGCAAACCCTGCTTTTCAATCAGCGCGGCCACCTCGTCAAAACGTTGCGGATGACGCGGCACCAGAATCAGCAGCGCATGCTCTACCTCAAGTGCCGCAAAGGCCTGCAACACCAGCGCTTCTTCACCTTCACGCGTGCTGGCCGCCACCCATACCGGACGCGCGCCAAACGCCGCGCGCCACGCACGGCCACGCGCAATCGTCTCCGCTGGCGTGTCCATATCGAACTTCAGATTGCCTAATACCGTGACCTTGCGTGCGCCCAGCGCCAGCAGCCGCTCCGCATCCGCAGGACTTTGCGCCAGCACCCGGGAAAAACCACCAAACACTTCGCGCGTCGCCCGGCCAAACATCGACGCGCGGCGATACGAGCGCGCCGACATTCGGGCGTTGGTCAGCACCAGCGGCACATTCATCTGGCGGCATTCGTCGATTAACGTCGGCCACACTTCGGTCTCCATAATCAGCCCGAGCGCCGGCCGCCAGGCACGCAGAAAACGCCGGACGGTATGTGGCAGGTCATAGGGCAAATAGCAACGCAGCACGCGCTCACCGTATAACTGCTCGCCCGTTGCACGCCCACCCGGCGTCATGTGTGTCAGCAGCACGCGCGCGTCAGGACGGGCGGCAAGCAGCGCGTTGATCAGTGGCTCAGCGGCACGCGTCTCACCCACCGACACCGCATGCACCCAGATCAAGGGTGCCGCGTCGTCGGGCCGGCGGCCCGCCGAGCGGCCAAAACGCTCGCCAATATGTTCGCGGTAGCCACGTTCCTTGCGTGAGCGCAACAGCAAGCGCAACACCGCAAGCGGTGCGATGAGCCACCACAGGGCCCGGTATAACGCCCTTAACATCGCGCCCCCTTCGGCGAAAGAACGCAGCGCGCAGCAGCACCCATGCCCGGCGCGCTCACGCTAGCGCGCGGCCTTGCAGCCGTTCCAGGATACCCAGCGGTGCACATTCCGGCTGCGCCATTGAGCGCACCGGCAGAAAAAACGTCTGCTCCAGCATGAACTGGCCGGACATCACCGCATGCGAGGTTTGATCCGAAAAACAGACCCACACGCTGCCAGGCGGGAACGGCATGGTCTGCTGCGGTGAGGTTTGCTGATAAGCCAGATCGGCTTTCATCGCATCGTGCAGCTTCAGCATGAGATGGTCGTAAGCGCTGCGGCGGGATTTGGTGACATGCAGCAACTTCAGCAACCAGGCAGAACCTGGCATCTGAGGCCGGATACGTGGCAAAAACCGCCGGGCCATATCTTCGAATGGCTCGCCCACGCGCCACACTCGCGGCACGCCATGCGGATTCACATTGGTGAACACCCGCAAGATCCGTTCGCCGTAATTTGGCCGGGACGGAAACGCATCCACATGCAAACGGCTATCGTCCTTGCGCCAGGAGGTATGGCGCGTTTCGACCTGATGCAGGCGCAGGCTGGTTGGCGCAACCCGCAGCACGCCGTCATATTCAGGAAACAAACCATCGACCAGCGTGCGCGCACTCGCCTGATAACGCGCGATCAGCGCGCGCACCGCCGACTGCGTCACTGCATTGCCCAGCACACCATGCAGCGCGCCGCCATTGGGCTCAAGGCTGATGTTCTTGCGTGCCGGGTCCGCCAGCGCTGGATCGAGCAACGCAGGCTCACCGCCATGAAGCGCAAAAGGCAACTGCGGGAAATACAGCACCTTGCCGCGCTCAACGCCCGCCAGCAAGGTTTCGCGTGGCAACGACAAACCCCGTCCGCTCCAGTCGGCAGACGTCACTTCGATAATCTGGGATTCATTCATCGTTTTTATTGAAAAGAAATAACCCGTTGTGCCGCGCCGCCGCCATTGCGTCCAGCGCTCAGCGCTGCAACGCTTCGCTTCAAACCGGGTCGTGTGATGGGGGGGATAGCAGACCCAAATCCGCTAGTGCGCTCAGCACCTGGGACAGCCTTGGCTCACGCCCTGCACCGCCAAGGTTGATGATCTCCGGCGACCAGTAACCTCCGGTGCGCCACGCTGTCTCGAAATTGTACAGCTCGACCGTTGGTCGTTTGAGCGCGGCAGCAATATGGACAAGGCCGGTATCGACGCCAAC is a genomic window of Paraburkholderia bonniea containing:
- a CDS encoding DUF3443 family protein, which encodes MTTLNKTLCLTVLAASAVLSACGGGGGGDKQDDSWIGKPTTNVPTTNKGGTGNGGTTNGGGTPTPDSGGNKDGGGKPATGGDGGGTPTTGGDGGGKPTPGGDGGDSGGKPTPGGDGGDSGGKPTPGGDGGDSGGKPTPGGDGGDSGGKPTPGGDGDGGETVKDSNTIPITVEQYGPPIGYNVNQPYVSITLCPPGSKDPTECKTIDHMLLDTGSVGVRVIASQIPAALQAKLPAQTGATNDLTGKAPLAECALFGSGFTWGSIKQADVLMGDKKAPALPIQIVSDPDLSTVPTTCTSRGGPNIGSVDGIIANGVVGIGHTARDSAVNYYYCPSATSCTTATVAATSQVMHPVMAFATDNNGTIIRLPAVPATGQAKVTGELVFGIGTRTNNALPAAAAIIPVDAYGRYMTTYNGIARRSLIDSGTNTLVFVDATIPVKPNGFYEPLTPATLITQMAAQSSGTTVQKEVKFTIENSTTLFATGNTAFSSLGLYSSVASAWGLPFFFGRDVYTVVDTAKIGGLAGPFVAF
- a CDS encoding CysB family HTH-type transcriptional regulator, which produces MNLHQFRFVREAVRQNFNLTEAAKALFTSQPGVSKAIIELEDELGVEIFTRHGKRVRSLTEPGRIILASVEKILQEVESLKRIGKDYAAQDQGNLVIAATHTQARYSLPAAIAEFKKRFPKVHLSILQGSPTQVAEMVLHDQADLAIATEGLSNYKDLVSLPCFQWRHVAVMQPDHPLLERKQLSLDDLAHHPLITYGNAFAGRTKIDEAFRLRGLTPDIVLEAIDADVIKTYVELGLGVGIMADIAFSAERDRHLRALPVGHLFGSNVTRVALKHGAYLRSYVYTLVELLSPGMNRKLIEQALKGEHETYEL
- the waaA gene encoding lipid IV(A) 3-deoxy-D-manno-octulosonic acid transferase; amino-acid sequence: MLRALYRALWWLIAPLAVLRLLLRSRKERGYREHIGERFGRSAGRRPDDAAPLIWVHAVSVGETRAAEPLINALLAARPDARVLLTHMTPGGRATGEQLYGERVLRCYLPYDLPHTVRRFLRAWRPALGLIMETEVWPTLIDECRQMNVPLVLTNARMSARSYRRASMFGRATREVFGGFSRVLAQSPADAERLLALGARKVTVLGNLKFDMDTPAETIARGRAWRAAFGARPVWVAASTREGEEALVLQAFAALEVEHALLILVPRHPQRFDEVAALIEKQGLRCARRSSWGSAALASGSDGIAPLPDEVEVLLGDSMGEMGAYYAAADIAFIGGSLLPLGGQNLIEACAVGVPVLIGPHVFNFTQATADAVAAGAVIQVQDWSELARGLQALFNDRPQRTAMGAAAAAFAARHRGATARTVEVLLTLLP
- a CDS encoding rhodanese-like domain-containing protein, whose translation is MQNLSAPELAAWLADSSRPAPVLLDVREPWEIETAKIAGSLAIPMREIPARYAELDDATPLICICHHGARSAQVARFLEANGYAEIFNLDGGIHAWSQLVDPGVAVY
- a CDS encoding DUF2844 domain-containing protein; this encodes MKLTAVAIIIAMLSPLAAHATLGAAPSAPAASASTPAKRLSALPATPAAPYTMRESHSADGVTIHEYVTPGNIVFAVTWDGPTRPDMTALLGSYFPNFVQAGSTTGHGTGPLIERTGDLRIESFGRPGNVMGKAYLPRLVPAGVDPAALQ
- a CDS encoding DUF934 domain-containing protein; the protein is MASIIKNRAIVADHWNVIRAAEDGTLPDVEALPPGPVLVPLALWLAQREALGATRAAAELGVWLEPDSEPADLAGDFDRIALIAVDFPVFRDGRGYSIARLLRERYGYTGEIRAIGDVLRDQLNYLARCGFDAFAVRADKDLHDALKAFDEFTVQYQGGVDNPLPLFRRRAAVAAAS
- a CDS encoding nitrite/sulfite reductase codes for the protein MYQYDQYDQTIVDERVAQYRDQVRRRLSGELSEEEFRPLRLQNGLYMQRHAYMHRIAIPYGNLRADQLRMLARIAREHDRGYGHFSTRSNIQYNWIKLEDTPEILAKLASVQMHGIQTSGNCIRNITADQFAGVAPDEMVDPRPWAEILRQWSTFHPEFAWLPRKFKVAVSGSREDRAAVQVHDLGVYLKKNAQGEIVASILAGGGLGRTPIIGAIIRENLPWQHLLSYCEAVLRVYNRYGRRDNIYKARIKILVKALSPEKFAQQVEEEWQHLKDGPATLTQAELDRVAQYFQPPQYEKLADTDASFEVHLLENRAFARWVERNVRPHKVPGYVSVTLSLKSPTIAPGDATDSQMEAVADWADAYSLGEIRVSHEQNLILANVARRDLFALWEKAKAAGFASANIGLLTDIIACPGGDFCSLANAKSIPIALAIQQRFSDLDYVHDLGDVSLNISGCINACGHHHVGNIGVLGVDKDGSEWYQVTLGGEQGSGVGGGAQLGRVMGPSFSADEMPDVVAKVIETFVEHRQDGECFIETYNRIGMAPFKERVYAARQPAHA
- a CDS encoding protein-L-isoaspartate O-methyltransferase family protein, whose amino-acid sequence is MNIEQARFNMIEQQIRPWDVLDQDVLNLLSIIKRENFVPAAFRDLAFADFEVPLPCGQHMLAPRVEARMLQALEVKKHENVLEIGAGSGYMAALLAHRAQHVLSIEIEAELVEYARAKLAANGIQNADVVCGDAARGWSGSAPYDVICVSGSLPVVPQSLLEQIKPGGRLGVFVGTAPVMEAQIITRIDARQFHTVNIFETMVTPLVNAEQLPRFKF
- a CDS encoding phosphoadenylyl-sulfate reductase, with the translated sequence MSAATVQVVLPAALEAKVARLEALLDSIAARHAHVKLASSLAAEDMLLTHAILSRGVAIGIFSLNTGRLHAETLGMLDQVQQRYGYQIEQFYPDAAAVDEYVGAHGLNAFYESVDLRRRCCEIRKVEPLNRALATVSAWVTGQRREQSVTRAELHEEEPDSARQIVKFNPLADWSEAEVWAYLRAFEVPVNPLHARGYPSIGCEPCTRAIRPGEDSRAGRWWWENRDTKECGLHLSQAVPASASASASETVTGTAA
- a CDS encoding Kdo hydroxylase family protein, with the protein product MNESQIIEVTSADWSGRGLSLPRETLLAGVERGKVLYFPQLPFALHGGEPALLDPALADPARKNISLEPNGGALHGVLGNAVTQSAVRALIARYQASARTLVDGLFPEYDGVLRVAPTSLRLHQVETRHTSWRKDDSRLHVDAFPSRPNYGERILRVFTNVNPHGVPRVWRVGEPFEDMARRFLPRIRPQMPGSAWLLKLLHVTKSRRSAYDHLMLKLHDAMKADLAYQQTSPQQTMPFPPGSVWVCFSDQTSHAVMSGQFMLEQTFFLPVRSMAQPECAPLGILERLQGRALA